In Quercus lobata isolate SW786 chromosome 12, ValleyOak3.0 Primary Assembly, whole genome shotgun sequence, a genomic segment contains:
- the LOC115970781 gene encoding U11/U12 small nuclear ribonucleoprotein 25 kDa protein, translating to MMMESSVKREENVEDYVKKARLNSTLAALLHDPILADVPKNPTLSDVDTLISLELGSAMRISILKLDDSSFDVALMNSATVKDLKLAIKKKVNNVEQSKMGHRHISWKHVWANFCLSYNKEKLLDDNSVLQDYGIRNNSQVHFIPYVMSKDSQKHSRGRKHRFFHGLNKYA from the exons ATGATGATGGAATCTAGTGTGAAAAGGGAAGAAAACGTGGAAGATTACGTGAAGAAGGCAAGGTTAAACTCAACGCTTGCCGCTCTACTCCATGATCCTATACTTGCTGATGTGCCCAAGAATCCAACCTTATCGGACGTGGACACTCTCATCAGCCTCGAATTGGGTAGCGCCATGCGTATCTCCATCCTCAAATTGGATGACTCTTCCTTCg ATGTGGCACTGATGAATTCGGCAACGGTCAAGGATTTGAAGCTTGCAATCAAGAAGAAAGTGAACAATGTGGAGCAATCCAAAATGGGTCATCGTCACATTTCATG GAAGCATGTTTGGGCAAATTTTTGCCTATCATACAATAAGGAGAAGCTACTTGATGATAACTCTGTGCTTCAGGATTATGGCATACGTAATAATTCTCAG GTACACTTCATCCCCTACGTCATGTCAAAGGATTCTCAAAAGCACTCAAGGGGTAGAAAACACCGCTTCTTTCATGGTCTTAACAAGTATGCTTGA